In Candidatus Poribacteria bacterium, one genomic interval encodes:
- a CDS encoding deoxyribonuclease IV, with protein sequence MVLGAHVSTSGGIHNAIKNGTDLQCDTIQIFLRNPNQWQGKPPTPEITEKFSTAWSEADLGDVIVHDIHLSNLASPKIDVLEKSRQAFREQMELAQLLGIRYIVTHLGAHLGEGEKFGLKQLTDSFDFLFENTEAPDVMLLLETTAGQGTNLGYCFEHLRDVIGMSKYPDRFGVCLDTCHVFAAGYDMRTESDCEATFNQFDDIIGLNRLKAFHLNDAKSEYQSRVDRHEHIGEGNIGAIAFAYILNDARFAETPLIIETPQMKTMHEVNLSTLRDLKV encoded by the coding sequence ATGGTCCTTGGTGCACATGTATCCACTTCCGGTGGAATACACAATGCCATCAAAAATGGCACCGACCTCCAGTGCGATACAATACAAATTTTCTTGCGAAATCCCAACCAGTGGCAAGGAAAACCTCCCACCCCAGAGATAACCGAAAAATTTAGCACAGCATGGTCAGAAGCTGACCTCGGCGATGTAATTGTTCACGACATCCACTTGAGCAATCTCGCTTCTCCGAAAATAGATGTCCTGGAAAAATCACGCCAAGCGTTTCGTGAGCAGATGGAACTCGCGCAGCTGCTCGGTATCCGCTACATTGTCACGCACCTCGGGGCACACCTCGGCGAAGGCGAAAAATTCGGTTTAAAGCAGTTAACTGACAGTTTCGATTTTCTGTTTGAAAATACTGAGGCACCCGATGTCATGCTCCTTCTCGAAACGACTGCCGGGCAAGGTACAAATCTCGGCTACTGTTTTGAACACCTGCGAGACGTGATCGGCATGTCAAAATACCCAGACCGGTTCGGTGTCTGTTTGGATACATGCCACGTCTTTGCTGCTGGCTACGACATGCGAACTGAATCGGATTGCGAAGCGACCTTTAACCAGTTTGATGATATCATCGGGCTTAACCGACTCAAAGCCTTTCATCTCAATGACGCGAAATCAGAATATCAGAGTCGCGTTGACAGACATGAACACATCGGAGAGGGGAACATCGGGGCAATAGCATTCGCGTATATCCTCAACGATGCCCGATTTGCCGAAACCCCACTCATTATTGAAACACCACAGATGAAAACGATGCATGAGGTAAACCTCTCTACCTTACGGGATTTGAAGGTGTAA
- a CDS encoding cation transporter has protein sequence MAKTKLEIRGMSCQHCVKTVTDALTTLEGVQRVKVNLRKGEAIVRYDASYITDANLVAAITKVGFEAGTKTKLLSLRLIGGILIALLSIPGCSNMPYTGSMLTAEDVDRYITIGEDSACLLSGHESICITLIPETEDDSRPVIHIYPRKLIYVFYYEGVQIMRAERVMDTTEIMEQVRGPGEDDQPPSGNGGVRDDDGDGTINGGGDTQQPGDGSTQKPDGGTQQVGDGSTQKPDGGNGGTQQPPPLPPSEGGNQNGGQNGDGNGNRDGNGNGNGNGKGNGDGNGKGNGNGNGKGNGDGNGNGDGNGNGNGDGNGDGNGDGNGNGNGNGNGDGNGNGNGNGDGNGNGNGNGNGNGNGNGNGNGNGNGNGNGNGNGNGNGNGNGNGDGNSRNNVVGDSDLSTHYYYTNKDPIEGNGWLVHIYYPENYNGPRGLGEDPQGYGFTVTLSGTEAEITQFVQTAGPCRDDDKPCNRAIEPSNPSTYSVQIYIETKETTLSITVNWKSPYSHLTKTYTLNAAVNIAEDSLYHTSQENN, from the coding sequence ATGGCAAAAACAAAATTAGAAATTCGTGGTATGTCTTGCCAGCACTGCGTTAAAACCGTGACAGATGCCTTGACAACGCTTGAAGGGGTGCAGCGCGTAAAGGTAAACCTACGTAAAGGTGAGGCGATTGTACGCTATGACGCATCCTACATTACCGATGCCAATCTCGTGGCGGCAATAACAAAAGTCGGTTTTGAAGCGGGAACGAAAACCAAACTCTTATCGTTAAGATTAATAGGTGGCATCCTAATCGCACTTCTCAGCATACCCGGTTGTTCCAATATGCCTTATACAGGTTCAATGTTGACAGCTGAAGATGTTGACCGATATATTACTATAGGTGAAGATTCTGCCTGCCTCCTGAGTGGACACGAGTCAATTTGTATAACACTTATACCGGAAACGGAAGACGACAGTAGACCTGTCATCCACATCTATCCAAGGAAACTCATTTATGTGTTCTATTATGAAGGCGTGCAAATTATGCGGGCAGAACGGGTAATGGACACCACCGAGATTATGGAGCAAGTGAGGGGTCCGGGAGAAGATGATCAGCCACCAAGCGGGAACGGTGGTGTTCGCGATGACGACGGAGATGGCACTATCAATGGCGGCGGTGACACACAGCAACCCGGTGATGGCAGCACCCAGAAACCCGATGGTGGCACGCAACAAGTCGGTGATGGCAGCACCCAGAAACCCGATGGTGGTAACGGCGGCACCCAGCAGCCACCACCACTTCCTCCTTCAGAGGGTGGCAATCAAAATGGTGGCCAAAACGGTGATGGAAATGGGAATAGGGACGGAAATGGAAACGGAAATGGAAACGGAAAGGGGAATGGTGATGGAAACGGAAAGGGAAACGGAAATGGAAACGGAAAGGGGAACGGTGATGGAAACGGGAATGGAGACGGAAATGGGAATGGGAATGGTGATGGAAACGGGGATGGCAATGGTGATGGAAACGGAAATGGGAATGGAAACGGCAATGGAGACGGAAACGGAAATGGGAATGGGAATGGTGATGGAAACGGAAATGGAAATGGAAATGGAAATGGGAACGGAAATGGAAACGGAAATGGAAATGGAAATGGGAACGGAAACGGGAATGGCAATGGAAACGGAAACGGCAATGGAAACGGCAATGGAAACGGAGACGGAAACAGCAGGAACAACGTTGTTGGCGACTCCGACCTATCAACACACTACTATTACACTAACAAGGATCCCATAGAAGGAAACGGATGGTTAGTGCATATATACTACCCGGAAAACTACAACGGCCCGCGTGGGTTAGGAGAAGACCCTCAAGGGTACGGGTTTACAGTCACCTTAAGCGGCACTGAGGCCGAGATAACACAATTCGTACAAACTGCTGGACCCTGTCGTGACGACGATAAACCCTGCAACAGAGCTATTGAGCCAAGCAACCCATCGACGTACAGTGTTCAGATATACATTGAAACGAAGGAAACGACACTATCAATTACTGTGAATTGGAAATCACCGTACTCTCATCTTACCAAAACGTACACCCTTAATGCAGCCGTTAATATCGCAGAAGACAGCCTCTATCATACCAGCCAAGAGAATAATTAG
- the obgE gene encoding GTPase ObgE produces the protein MDTARIQVKAGNGGNGCISFRREKFVPRGGPDGGDGGNGGNVILTATLGMSTLIDLHHNPRQVAENGGHGTGKQRDGADGADRIIKVPAGTIVRDHDTLEMLADLTEPDQTVVVARGGIGGKGNIRFKSSTFQAPRVAEKGEPGEAREISLEIKLIADVGLVGYPNAGKSTLLARTSAATPKIAAYPFTTLRPNLGVVRINREQNFVLADIPGLIEGAHQGTGLGHQFLRHIERTKMLIHVIDLSATDGRDPIKDYEQLNRELGHYNELLTKLPQIIALNKTDMPEAEANLERVQTYFGERKVFPISAITGTGVNQLMQQAYRSLQYLETRARKEAETTITLEQELPPEPSARFELLETEEGFIVTGAEPRRAVLMTDMENEQAVILLYRKLKNIGVINALARAGAVEGDTVQIDEFEFTYSPKSMQSS, from the coding sequence ATGGATACAGCAAGAATTCAGGTCAAAGCAGGCAACGGTGGGAACGGATGCATCAGTTTTCGCAGAGAGAAATTCGTCCCTCGTGGTGGTCCCGATGGCGGAGACGGGGGGAACGGTGGGAACGTCATCCTTACCGCTACCCTTGGGATGAGTACGCTGATTGACCTGCATCATAACCCACGCCAAGTTGCAGAAAACGGTGGACACGGCACTGGTAAACAACGCGACGGTGCTGATGGCGCAGACCGTATCATTAAAGTACCCGCCGGAACTATCGTTAGAGACCATGATACACTGGAAATGCTCGCAGATCTGACGGAACCCGATCAGACCGTTGTTGTCGCACGGGGCGGCATCGGTGGCAAGGGGAATATCCGCTTTAAAAGCAGTACCTTTCAAGCACCGCGCGTCGCAGAAAAGGGTGAACCCGGCGAAGCACGCGAAATCAGCCTCGAAATCAAACTCATCGCTGATGTCGGATTGGTCGGCTATCCCAACGCCGGTAAATCAACACTGTTGGCGCGGACCTCTGCCGCAACTCCGAAAATCGCAGCGTATCCGTTCACCACGCTGCGTCCAAACCTCGGTGTCGTTCGCATCAACCGAGAACAGAATTTCGTTCTCGCAGACATCCCCGGGTTAATAGAAGGCGCGCATCAGGGCACAGGCTTAGGACACCAATTTTTGCGGCATATTGAGCGCACCAAAATGCTCATTCATGTCATCGACCTAAGTGCCACAGATGGGCGGGACCCGATTAAAGACTACGAACAACTCAACCGCGAATTGGGTCATTATAACGAACTGCTAACGAAACTGCCACAAATTATCGCACTCAACAAGACTGACATGCCCGAAGCTGAGGCGAATTTGGAGCGTGTGCAGACATATTTCGGCGAACGGAAAGTTTTCCCTATCTCCGCAATTACTGGCACGGGTGTAAATCAACTCATGCAGCAAGCCTATCGTTCCTTACAATACTTGGAAACACGCGCCCGAAAGGAAGCAGAAACGACGATTACCTTAGAACAAGAACTACCACCGGAACCCTCAGCACGGTTTGAACTCCTCGAAACCGAGGAAGGGTTCATTGTCACAGGTGCTGAACCACGCCGTGCTGTCCTCATGACCGATATGGAAAATGAACAGGCAGTGATTTTGTTGTATCGGAAACTGAAAAACATAGGAGTGATCAATGCCCTCGCCCGCGCAGGTGCGGTGGAAGGAGACACAGTCCAGATTGATGAATTCGAGTTCACCTATAGCCCAAAATCGATGCAATCCAGTTGA
- the proB gene encoding glutamate 5-kinase, with product MNSSSPIAQNRCNPVEQRTCLRDVQRIVVKVGSSTISDGAHLNEAALDGLVHDLALVKQDGVEVILVTSGAIAAGWPQLGLKQRPNTLPHLQAAAAVGQIRLMAAYKDRFSNYEQRAASMLLTRDDFSNRERYTRMNDTMRALLHFGVIPIINENDTVAVDEIKVGDNDTLSAYVTNLAQAQLLIILSDQIGFYTADPRRNPNPELIHTVTTISDEIWQAAGAAGTTSGTGGMVTKLRAAEIVTNSGEMMVMAHGQEPLVVTRLLKGELLGTLFLPQSRISGRKRWIAYSRPPKGRLIVDNGARDALVQGGKSLLPAGIRRVEGNFDYSDTVSCFTENGVEFARGLVNYNAVNTAKLAGKHTKDIENILGYRDYDEIIHRDNLVLLD from the coding sequence ATGAATTCGAGTTCACCTATAGCCCAAAATCGATGCAATCCAGTTGAACAGCGCACCTGTTTGAGGGACGTGCAACGTATCGTTGTGAAGGTTGGCAGTAGTACGATCTCAGACGGGGCACACCTCAACGAAGCTGCCCTTGATGGGTTAGTCCACGATTTAGCACTTGTCAAGCAGGACGGTGTGGAGGTCATCCTTGTCACATCTGGCGCAATCGCTGCTGGGTGGCCCCAACTCGGTCTGAAGCAGCGTCCGAACACGCTACCACATTTACAAGCTGCCGCCGCTGTAGGGCAGATACGATTGATGGCAGCTTATAAGGATCGCTTTTCAAACTATGAGCAACGCGCCGCGAGCATGCTACTCACACGCGACGATTTCTCGAATCGGGAACGCTATACCCGCATGAACGACACGATGCGTGCCCTCCTTCATTTTGGCGTGATACCTATCATCAACGAAAACGACACCGTCGCAGTTGACGAAATCAAAGTTGGTGATAATGATACCCTCTCTGCTTACGTGACAAACCTCGCCCAAGCACAACTTCTCATTATCCTCTCCGATCAAATAGGGTTCTACACCGCCGACCCGAGGCGCAACCCTAACCCAGAACTGATTCACACTGTTACCACTATTTCAGATGAAATCTGGCAAGCCGCTGGCGCAGCTGGCACAACAAGCGGCACCGGTGGGATGGTGACAAAGTTACGAGCAGCAGAAATCGTTACCAACTCAGGAGAGATGATGGTGATGGCACACGGACAAGAACCGCTTGTCGTTACAAGGCTCTTGAAGGGCGAATTGCTCGGAACTCTCTTCCTCCCGCAATCTCGTATCTCTGGACGAAAGCGGTGGATCGCTTATTCCCGGCCACCGAAAGGCAGGCTCATTGTAGATAACGGTGCCCGCGACGCACTCGTGCAAGGCGGTAAAAGCCTACTCCCTGCCGGCATCCGACGCGTGGAAGGCAATTTCGACTACAGCGACACCGTCTCATGCTTCACCGAAAACGGTGTAGAATTCGCACGCGGTTTGGTGAACTACAACGCTGTAAATACCGCTAAACTCGCTGGAAAACATACCAAAGACATTGAAAACATCCTCGGTTACCGCGATTACGACGAAATTATACATCGCGATAACCTGGTACTGCTCGATTGA
- a CDS encoding glutamate-5-semialdehyde dehydrogenase, whose protein sequence is MSENIQELIQSQAKKAKSAMRVLSRSSADVRNHALLAMAERLQNSKDKIQTANRTDLDNGEKTGVPAPLMERLLIDEKKIERMVDNLRQVAALPDPIGAVISMGERPNGLKIGTVRVPIGVVGVVYESRPDVTVEVSALCIKSGNGVILRGGSEAIHSNATLARILSDTAAAEGVPDAIQFVDTTDRQAVYELIRLPDYVDLVIPRGSNEFVQFLMKESDVPVLGHADGICHIYIDEAADLEMANNICMNAKVGYKVAVCNALETLLVHADTAEKFLPAFCETLQDSDVEIRGCERTQQLYPTAKPATEEDWRTEYLDYILSIRVVDDIDTAIDHIETYGSHHSDAIITESYSTAQRFLKEVDSAAVYVNASTVFTDGYEFGLGAEVGISTQKLHSRGPMGLEGLTTYKYIVYGNGQVRE, encoded by the coding sequence ATGAGCGAAAATATCCAAGAACTGATCCAATCACAAGCGAAAAAAGCAAAATCGGCGATGCGTGTTTTATCGCGGAGCTCCGCTGACGTACGAAACCACGCGCTTTTAGCAATGGCAGAGCGTCTACAGAATTCAAAAGATAAAATCCAGACCGCAAACCGCACTGATCTTGATAACGGCGAAAAAACCGGAGTCCCCGCCCCTCTCATGGAACGCCTTTTGATAGACGAGAAAAAAATCGAACGGATGGTGGACAACCTCCGTCAAGTCGCCGCACTCCCTGACCCAATCGGTGCGGTTATCAGTATGGGAGAACGTCCGAACGGCCTCAAGATTGGCACAGTCCGTGTACCTATCGGTGTCGTCGGTGTGGTATATGAGTCTCGACCCGATGTGACCGTTGAAGTCTCAGCTCTCTGTATCAAATCCGGGAACGGAGTTATCCTCCGAGGCGGTTCCGAGGCAATCCACTCCAACGCAACGCTTGCCCGTATACTCAGCGATACCGCCGCCGCAGAAGGTGTACCTGATGCTATCCAATTCGTTGACACCACTGACCGACAGGCAGTCTACGAACTCATCCGCCTGCCAGACTACGTTGACCTCGTCATTCCGCGCGGCAGCAACGAATTCGTCCAGTTTTTGATGAAAGAATCCGATGTCCCAGTTCTCGGACATGCCGACGGTATCTGCCATATCTATATTGATGAAGCCGCCGACCTTGAAATGGCAAATAATATCTGTATGAATGCGAAGGTTGGATACAAAGTCGCTGTCTGCAACGCATTAGAAACCCTCCTTGTCCATGCCGATACTGCCGAGAAATTCCTCCCCGCTTTCTGTGAGACTTTACAGGATTCGGATGTTGAAATCCGCGGATGCGAACGGACACAGCAGCTTTATCCCACCGCCAAACCTGCGACTGAAGAAGATTGGCGCACAGAATACCTCGATTACATCTTATCCATTCGCGTGGTGGACGACATAGACACTGCAATTGATCACATAGAAACCTACGGATCGCACCATTCCGATGCGATCATCACCGAAAGCTACAGCACAGCCCAACGCTTCCTCAAAGAGGTGGATTCCGCTGCAGTCTACGTTAACGCCAGTACCGTTTTTACCGACGGCTATGAATTCGGCTTAGGTGCCGAAGTCGGGATTAGCACGCAGAAACTCCATTCCCGTGGTCCCATGGGACTTGAAGGGTTAACAACTTATAAATATATCGTCTACGGAAACGGGCAGGTACGTGAATAG
- a CDS encoding glycerophosphodiester phosphodiesterase family protein, with protein sequence MCSWIRIAHRGASGSAPENTLAAFKKALEIGVDAVELDLHGTADGEIVVIHDSTLDRTTDLHGRINETTLETIQNADAGGWFDTEFAGEPIPTLTEALACIGKETIAVLEIKDPLIAEAVVAKIHETHTLDVVVVISFYTAVLQTIRALEPRIATGWLIGNSDKHVSPIQLCQQLGELGSSLLNVNHELITAEFAYEVLRRGVALWCWTVDDIARMREMQRFGVQGITSNYPERFAIV encoded by the coding sequence ATGTGCTCGTGGATTCGGATTGCGCACCGTGGTGCATCCGGAAGTGCGCCGGAAAATACGCTTGCGGCATTCAAGAAGGCACTCGAAATCGGTGTGGATGCCGTTGAACTTGATCTGCACGGCACTGCTGATGGTGAGATTGTCGTGATACACGACTCTACCTTGGATCGGACGACGGACCTCCATGGGCGTATCAACGAAACTACTTTAGAAACGATTCAAAATGCCGATGCTGGCGGATGGTTTGATACCGAATTTGCGGGTGAACCAATACCGACGCTTACAGAGGCGTTAGCATGCATCGGAAAAGAGACAATTGCTGTTCTCGAAATCAAAGATCCGCTGATAGCTGAGGCAGTTGTCGCAAAGATTCATGAGACGCATACGCTGGATGTCGTCGTTGTTATCTCCTTTTACACCGCGGTTTTACAGACTATCCGAGCATTAGAACCTCGTATCGCAACGGGTTGGCTCATCGGGAACAGCGATAAACACGTGTCTCCTATCCAGTTGTGCCAGCAATTAGGTGAGCTTGGTAGCAGTCTGCTGAATGTCAATCACGAGTTAATCACGGCGGAATTTGCTTATGAAGTCCTGCGGCGCGGTGTTGCGCTGTGGTGTTGGACCGTAGATGACATCGCTCGCATGCGCGAGATGCAGAGGTTCGGTGTGCAAGGTATCACGTCAAATTACCCGGAACGCTTTGCTATCGTTTAG
- a CDS encoding sigma-54 dependent transcriptional regulator, with protein MRNVLVVDDDEKICWAFEQFLEGEGYAVGIANSAEEGLRRIAADKPDIVLLDVNLPGMSGLEALGEIKANHPWVIVIIITAYDDVETTIEAMRLQAFDFVPKPIDLDIVKSVLERAFRTQSVRSTLPVGIADESPTAQIGGHRLVGKSSQMREIYKLIGLMASNTVTVLIDGETGTGKDLVARAIHAGSERKEKPFIPVDCGALPDELLESELFGYEAGAFTGAKTEGKPGRFELADGGTLFLDEVGNMTPALQVKLLRALQTQEIERLGGTRTLKVDVRVVAATNQDLGDMVKRGQFREDLYYRFRRIALHLPPLRDRQEDIPLLVTHFLQLIQEELGKPIRGISEDGMKLLQDYTWPGNVRELENCLRSAAALCRSDVILPDDLPPEIRTGSIADPTNTSQLLTSLKSVLQDATKTAVAEGKQGLYEEIIAQLDKALIELVLDEFSGNHSKTAELLGMSRTTLLKKIKQSGGADIEGT; from the coding sequence ATGAGAAATGTATTGGTCGTTGACGACGATGAGAAAATCTGTTGGGCATTCGAGCAGTTCTTAGAAGGCGAAGGCTACGCCGTCGGTATTGCGAACAGTGCTGAGGAGGGTTTACGCCGCATCGCAGCTGACAAGCCAGATATCGTTTTACTCGATGTGAACCTACCCGGTATGAGTGGTTTGGAGGCATTAGGTGAGATAAAAGCGAATCACCCATGGGTGATTGTGATTATTATCACGGCTTATGACGATGTAGAAACGACAATAGAGGCGATGCGCTTACAGGCGTTCGACTTTGTTCCGAAACCGATTGATCTGGATATCGTCAAAAGTGTACTGGAGCGCGCCTTCCGAACACAATCCGTTCGCAGCACCTTACCTGTCGGAATAGCAGATGAATCACCAACGGCGCAGATTGGTGGACACCGACTGGTTGGAAAAAGCAGCCAGATGCGCGAGATTTACAAACTCATCGGGCTTATGGCAAGCAATACGGTAACAGTCCTGATTGACGGTGAAACGGGAACAGGCAAAGACCTTGTTGCCCGCGCGATCCACGCGGGTAGTGAACGCAAAGAGAAACCGTTTATTCCTGTTGATTGTGGTGCCCTCCCTGATGAACTTTTGGAGAGCGAACTCTTCGGCTATGAAGCGGGGGCGTTCACAGGCGCGAAAACGGAAGGGAAACCCGGGCGATTTGAGCTGGCAGATGGTGGTACTCTTTTTCTTGATGAAGTTGGTAACATGACCCCGGCGTTACAGGTGAAGCTGCTTCGCGCACTACAGACGCAAGAAATAGAGCGATTGGGTGGAACCCGTACGCTTAAAGTAGATGTCCGCGTCGTTGCTGCGACAAACCAAGATCTCGGGGACATGGTGAAGCGCGGGCAATTTCGCGAGGATCTTTACTATCGTTTCAGACGTATCGCGCTCCATCTTCCACCCTTGCGGGATCGCCAAGAAGATATTCCGTTGCTCGTTACACATTTTCTGCAACTTATTCAAGAGGAGCTTGGCAAGCCGATTCGTGGTATCTCCGAAGACGGCATGAAACTGCTACAAGATTACACATGGCCCGGCAACGTCCGAGAATTGGAGAATTGCCTCAGAAGCGCGGCGGCGCTCTGTCGGTCGGATGTGATCCTTCCAGACGACCTACCTCCAGAAATTCGTACAGGATCCATTGCGGATCCTACAAACACATCGCAACTACTTACTTCTCTCAAGTCCGTTTTACAGGACGCTACAAAAACGGCTGTTGCTGAAGGAAAACAAGGGCTTTACGAGGAAATCATTGCTCAGTTGGATAAGGCGTTAATTGAGTTGGTGTTAGATGAGTTTTCAGGGAATCACAGTAAAACAGCCGAATTGCTCGGTATGAGTCGGACCACACTTTTAAAGAAGATTAAACAGAGTGGTGGTGCTGATATTGAAGGGACTTAA
- a CDS encoding LLM class flavin-dependent oxidoreductase, whose product MKFGLFYEHQIPRPWHEGAEHQLFQDALAQVELADALGFDYIWEVEHHFLEEYSHSSAPEVFLAACSQRTTQIRLGHGIVLMPPAYNHPARVAERISTLDLVSNGRVEWGTGESASHIELGGFNVDPKHKREMWAECTRETAKMMTQSPYAGYDGQYFSMPTRNVVPKPLQTPHPPPWVACSSRDSLRYAARYGLGALTFAFVDASEAKFWVEEYYEIFEKECEPLTQRVNPNIAMVSGFSCHNNEETAVARGLDGLRFFRFALAHYYHNGSQIPGQTDIWQLYRQTTQEPAEGRAGIGTPDQVREHLEVMEDAGVDQVVFIQQAGANRHEDIMESLELFAERVLPDFKARDAAHVEKKNKRLAKAIESAEKQKPALTPLSEVPVVDAYPVLKRKLEEKTEEVGATEMSDDGEKFLLSIEGGKRAEKDT is encoded by the coding sequence ATGAAATTTGGACTGTTTTATGAACATCAGATTCCGCGTCCGTGGCATGAGGGCGCGGAACATCAACTTTTTCAAGATGCGTTGGCGCAGGTAGAACTCGCTGACGCACTTGGTTTCGACTATATTTGGGAGGTTGAACACCATTTCCTTGAGGAATATTCGCACTCTTCTGCACCGGAGGTATTCCTTGCGGCTTGTAGCCAGCGGACGACACAGATTCGGTTAGGACACGGGATTGTGTTGATGCCCCCAGCGTATAACCATCCCGCACGTGTCGCTGAACGGATTTCGACGCTTGATTTAGTATCAAATGGACGTGTAGAATGGGGAACAGGGGAGTCTGCTTCGCATATAGAGCTCGGTGGCTTCAATGTTGACCCGAAACATAAACGCGAGATGTGGGCAGAATGCACACGCGAGACGGCGAAAATGATGACGCAATCGCCTTATGCTGGTTATGATGGACAGTATTTTTCGATGCCGACACGCAATGTGGTTCCAAAACCGTTGCAGACACCGCACCCACCGCCATGGGTGGCTTGTTCCAGTCGCGATAGCCTTCGTTACGCCGCCAGATATGGACTTGGCGCGTTAACCTTTGCTTTTGTCGATGCGAGCGAAGCCAAATTTTGGGTGGAAGAGTATTACGAGATTTTTGAGAAGGAATGCGAACCGCTGACACAGCGAGTAAACCCTAACATCGCCATGGTGTCGGGATTTTCATGCCATAATAATGAGGAGACGGCTGTTGCGCGTGGGTTGGATGGGTTGCGTTTCTTCCGATTCGCGCTTGCACACTACTATCACAACGGCTCACAGATACCAGGGCAAACAGATATTTGGCAGTTATACAGACAGACAACGCAGGAGCCTGCAGAGGGTAGAGCAGGCATCGGAACGCCAGATCAAGTGCGTGAACATCTTGAGGTGATGGAGGATGCTGGCGTGGACCAAGTCGTTTTCATTCAGCAGGCTGGTGCGAACCGCCATGAAGACATAATGGAATCGCTGGAACTGTTTGCGGAACGCGTGCTCCCAGATTTCAAGGCGCGGGACGCAGCACACGTTGAGAAAAAAAATAAACGGCTTGCCAAGGCAATTGAGAGTGCTGAAAAACAAAAACCGGCATTGACGCCTCTCAGCGAGGTACCGGTTGTGGATGCCTATCCGGTCCTCAAACGGAAGTTAGAAGAAAAAACAGAAGAAGTTGGTGCTACTGAAATGAGCGATGATGGCGAAAAATTTCTGTTGTCTATAGAAGGTGGAAAGCGGGCTGAGAAGGACACGTAG
- a CDS encoding aldo/keto reductase: MKNIKLSSGHEIPILGLGTWQLKGRQCRRIVKEAIDLGYTHIDTAWMYQNQREIGKALRDVHIDREDIFLTTKIWHTHLKHAEVLAQFEECLSDLQMDYVDLLLIHHPSGSVPVAETFDAFQKLYDAGQVKSIGISNFSIAQVEEACEVSELPICTNQVEYHVRRNRAELRDYCHTRDIVMTAHRPLAVGNLASDTVLREIGENHGKTAAQVALRWLIQQDIITIPKSGSVPHLQENLDVFAWALTDAEMQTLDTAT, encoded by the coding sequence ATGAAAAACATCAAACTTTCATCAGGCCACGAAATACCGATACTGGGTTTAGGAACTTGGCAGCTCAAAGGCAGGCAGTGCCGGCGCATCGTCAAAGAAGCCATTGATTTGGGGTATACCCATATCGACACAGCGTGGATGTACCAGAACCAGCGCGAGATTGGAAAAGCGCTTCGCGACGTTCACATCGACCGCGAAGATATTTTTCTGACCACTAAAATTTGGCACACCCATCTCAAGCATGCCGAGGTCCTCGCTCAATTTGAGGAGTGCCTCAGCGATCTGCAAATGGATTATGTTGATCTGTTATTAATTCACCATCCGAGCGGCTCTGTTCCGGTTGCTGAAACTTTTGATGCGTTCCAAAAACTGTACGACGCGGGTCAGGTGAAAAGCATCGGTATCAGTAACTTTAGCATTGCCCAGGTTGAAGAGGCGTGTGAGGTCTCGGAACTTCCGATTTGCACGAATCAGGTGGAGTATCATGTTCGGAGAAATCGTGCAGAATTGCGAGACTATTGCCATACCCGCGACATTGTGATGACAGCGCATCGTCCTTTGGCTGTTGGTAACCTCGCCAGTGACACCGTATTGCGTGAGATTGGTGAGAATCACGGAAAAACCGCAGCACAGGTGGCACTCCGATGGTTGATACAGCAGGACATTATCACGATTCCGAAGTCGGGTTCGGTGCCACATTTGCAAGAGAATTTAGATGTCTTCGCGTGGGCGTTGACTGACGCAGAGATGCAAACGCTTGATACTGCAACGTAG